ACGTTATCGTAAACAATAAAATTAAATAGAGGATTTTAACAATGGCAGATCCATTTATTGGACAAGTGACCCTAATGGGTTTTAATTTTAATCCCAGAGGTTGGTTTAAGTGTAATGGCGCGTTATTGTCAATTAGCCAACATTCTACGTTGTTTTCATTACTTGGTACTAATTATGGCGGAGATGGGCGAGTAACATTTGCGTTACCTGATTTACGTGGGCGTGTCCCTATGTCGTACGGGCGTCACCCTGGCAGCCTTTATGATTGGCGAATTGGACAAGTCGCTGGTGCAGAAAGACATACCATGACAGTGTTAGAAATGGCCACGCATAGCCATGATGCTACATTCTCAGGAGTGAGCACAGGAGTGAGTTTTGCCATGACAGCAACAACGGATGATGGAGACAATGCTAGTCCTAGTGACGGTGCTTATTTAGCGACTACTTTACCACCAGCAGGGGGGCCTGATAAGCCAGAGCAAATTTATAACTCCAATCCTTCATCCGGTTCACTCGTACAACTGGGTGGCGTGTCAGTCTCTGGTAAACCTAGTGGTTCAGTAACGATTAACGCAAATGGAGCGGGTCAGCCATTTAGTTTGATGCAGCCGACATTAGCACTTAATCATTGTATAGCCAATGTCGGAGTTTATCCGCCGCGGAGCTAATTCGACTGCGTTTTTTGGGGGGAGGGTTACAGATACAAATAGTTACAAGGGATAATGCTTAAACTTGGTTATTGCAGTTCCCTGTAACTATCCCGTGTTTTTTCCCCAATATATTATTTCAATCGCTTTAAAAATGTGACTACTGGGATGGAGCGGGTTGTTACAGCAGCTCAATTCCCTTTTGGAACAGATAATGGTTTTAAACAAAAAATTGAAATATGTGATGACTTAATATTTATTGTGTTTTGAAATATCAAGTTTCGCTTAATAAGTGATTTGACACATAATGATATAAATTGGGGGTTTCCTAAGGTCTTAATGATTAAAAATTATATAAAAAGAGGAGGTTCAGCATTTACTTAAGGTGATTGTACGCTAAGCTATTACACTGATATTAATAGAAAATATTTAGCATAAACCAATAGCTAAGGAACAAAGTTATTGGTTAAGGAATTACATGCTTAGTCGTCAATTTCATTTTATATCCGGATTACCTCGTTCCGGCTCTACTTTATTGGCTGCCATTTTACGCCAAAATCCTCGCATGCATGCCAGCATATCTAGTCCTGTTTTACCGATTATCCATTCTTGTTTAGAACAAGTCGGTGCTGGTGGGGAGTTTTATACTTTTTTTGACCAACCTAAGCGGCAGCATTTATGCCAATCTATTTTTAACTCTTATTACGTTGACCAAGAAGACAAATCAATTGTTTTTGATACTAATCGCCTTTGGACAGCTCGTTTGCATCAGCTAGTTGAATTGTTTGATGATTTCAAAGTGATTTGCTGTGTACGAAACCCTGCTTGGGTTGCCGATAGTTTTGAAGTTATTTATCGCAAAAACCCCTTTGATTACAGTCGAATGTACACACCACAGACTCGGCAAACGGTTTACAGTCGTTGTGAAGCCATTATGGCTGGCGCGGGTGCATTTGGCTCGGCTTGGTCTGCTTTAAAAGAAGCTTTTTACGGTGAATTCTCGGAAAAATTGTTGTTAGTCGACTATGATTTAATGACTCAGCATCCAGCTAAATCACTTGAGTTAATTTATCAGTTTTTAGGTGTCGATTTATACACCCATGACTTTAATAACGTTGAGTATGAAGAAGGTGAATTTGATTCACAACTTGGCGTTAAGGGCTTACATACGGTGGCAAGCAAAGTGGAATTTAAACCGCGACGCAGTGTGTTGCCTCCCGATTTATTTAAAAAATACAGTGATATGGCTTTTTGGTTAGATCCAGCTGGCAGCGCCGCTAGCATACTAGCACCAAAAAATAATTAGCCGATTAAGCCAAATATCAACCAGCAGAATAATAGATTTTTACCTAAGGGTAATAATAGGACGAGAAAATGAAAAAGTATGTTTTCAATAGTGTGGTTTCAGCCATGTTACCACTGGGGCTAGCACAGGGACATATTCACACTGAAAGTTATTTAAATGGAATAGACAACAATCGCTTACCTGATAACGGCGAAGATGTTGTTGAAACAGTTGATCTTTCTACATCGATTAGCTTGATGACGGATAATCATATTGCGGATAAGTACCCTTCCGACATTTCATTTTCTCCAACTATTACTCACCATGCAGATAATGTAATCAGTAATGCCGATATTAGTTCAGAAGCATCGCTGGCTAATACCGCTACTGACTACCAGTTAGTTGATCGAACTCTAGAGTTAAAACAAGCACAAATTGTTACAGAGCTGGTTGTTATTGATGAAGCAGTCCCTGATAAGCATTTATTTTATAAGCAATTAAAACCCAATGTTGATGTTATTGAAATTAGCAGCAATGAGAGTGGTTTAAGGCAGTTAGTTGCTAAACTTCAAGGCTATCAAAACATCAAAGCCCTGCATTTAGTGTCTCATGCTGAATCAGGTTTAATTAAGTTAGGTTCTGACAATATAACGGAAGAATTGCTTAAAAATGAGTTAGCCACTCTTTCTCGTTTAGACAAGGTTATGCTGGATGGTGCGGATGTATTAATTTATGGCTGTAACCTTGCTTCAAACTCAGATGGTATTGAGTTAATTAATTTGATATCGCAAAGGATGAATGTTGATGTCGCAGCATCTTCTAACTTTACAGGTAATAAAGATCGAGGTGGGGACTGGGATCTTGAGATAACAAAAGGTGATATTGAAGCTAAACCTTTGTTTGATTCAGTCGCCATGGCAGATTTTGATGATGTTTTGGCCTATAACGGCACGCTTGCATTAGGCAATATGCCAACTGGTTATGGTGCGACTAAAAGCTATACTATTCCCACAACGAGCTACACGATTAGCATTTCTACGGACACTTCAGGTAGCAAAGATTTATACAATTATGCTGCTGGATATGTTTATGTAGGAACTGCCGATAGCAGTAACACTAAGTCTTATATTCAATTTACGAATGGCGAAACATTCAATTTAACGTCTCTTTATGTTTATTTGGGCTTCGGTGCACCTTCTCAAACGATTAACTTTTCTTCAAATAAAAACGGGAGTGTTAGCTCTACCTCTCTTTCGGCACAAGGCGGTACTACAGTTAACTTTTCTGGTTCTAACTGGGAAGGTATTTCAACGCTAACAATAGAGAGTTCAACTGGGACGCTGCACTGGACTAAGTTAGATAATATTGTACTAGCTAGCCTTTCAGCTTCTAATTCAGCCCCCACGCTTTCTACTAACACCGGCGTTACACTTAGCGAAGGTACCTCTTTAACCATTGATTCTGCCAAATTAGACGCTTCTGATGACTCTGACTCCGGAACTGGCATTACCTATACTCTAACAACAGCACCAACTAATGGTGCCTTATGGATAGATGCGAATACTGATGGAAAAATAGCCACCAGCAATGAATTAAGAACAACAGCTGTCTTAACATCAACATGGACAGAAGATGATATCACCAATAATCGACTAAAATATTGGCATTATGGAACGGATACCACCAGCGATAGTTTTGT
This genomic window from Saccharobesus litoralis contains:
- a CDS encoding sulfotransferase family protein, which codes for MLSRQFHFISGLPRSGSTLLAAILRQNPRMHASISSPVLPIIHSCLEQVGAGGEFYTFFDQPKRQHLCQSIFNSYYVDQEDKSIVFDTNRLWTARLHQLVELFDDFKVICCVRNPAWVADSFEVIYRKNPFDYSRMYTPQTRQTVYSRCEAIMAGAGAFGSAWSALKEAFYGEFSEKLLLVDYDLMTQHPAKSLELIYQFLGVDLYTHDFNNVEYEEGEFDSQLGVKGLHTVASKVEFKPRRSVLPPDLFKKYSDMAFWLDPAGSAASILAPKNN
- a CDS encoding phage tail protein, whose product is MADPFIGQVTLMGFNFNPRGWFKCNGALLSISQHSTLFSLLGTNYGGDGRVTFALPDLRGRVPMSYGRHPGSLYDWRIGQVAGAERHTMTVLEMATHSHDATFSGVSTGVSFAMTATTDDGDNASPSDGAYLATTLPPAGGPDKPEQIYNSNPSSGSLVQLGGVSVSGKPSGSVTINANGAGQPFSLMQPTLALNHCIANVGVYPPRS